AATATGAAAGGAAGAACAATGAAAATTCAGTGCAGAACCAGTCTCATACAATCTGGGTATATCATTGGATTCGTGGTCAAGGATGATATCACTTACGCGTTAGTGGCAGATCGATACGATGGGGCGATTCATGAAATAGAGCGACAGGCTGTATTCGTCGATAAGAAAGAGTTGTAAAGGGGAGAAACAGGGGCAGATCTTTTTAAAACTTAGAACTGCCCCTTTTCCCTTCCTTAAGCACAACCACCTACGGTAGCGGAACATCATCGAACACAAGTTCGCGGCGGTTGTTTGCATCGCCGAAGGTAAAGCGCAGCACCACCGTTTCCGCAGGCTGGAACTTGCCGGACAGGGTGAAGGAGTAGACCTTGGACTGCTGCTCATTCAGATCTTGGGGCAATCCGACGGGGAAGGTGGCGGCGGGCAGCTGCGGAGAATTACAATCCATTTCGGCGATGCCATTGCTGCGACTTCCGATGACGCGACCGTTTGCTGCAATTCTGACTTTGCCGACCAGTGGTTTGCCATCTGTCGTTTCTGCGTTGAAGCCCCACGTTTCGTCTTTGTCTATGAGTTTTTCGATGACAGCGACGACGCGCATCCAGGGCACCGCGTTGTTGCCGGGAGGACGGCCGCCTTCGTCAATCGGCGCTTGCGAATCTACAAACGCAATCCCTTGGGTGATGCCCAGCAGCGAAACGCGATAGTCCCTGTTTTGCTGCACCGATTCGAACGTGGCAATCTCTGATTTCCGCGTCTCTTCTTCAGCATTCGAGAATACGGAAGCCGCGCCTGCGACAACCACGGCAATAACGAAGGTGAGGTGTCGATTCATCGTCGGTCTCCTTTGGTCGAGCTGAGTGGCAGAACTGTTGCTAGACAGAATCGATTACGGGGCGAGCCCTGTTTCGTTTCTGTTCTCAGACATTATCCTGTGAAGTTTCTTCCGACAGGTTCTTCAGCAAGCCGAGTATTTCCAGTGACCGGTCAACATGCTGCTGGTCAGCTCCGATGTACGAAATATCATTAATCAGGTCGCTGATCATGACCGCGATTCTTGCCATGGGGGCTGCAGCATCGCGTTTCGTTTTGATTGACTTCGACATACTCGTGAGTTGTGAGAGCCACGTTGGATAATCGGGGTTTCCTTCCCCGTTTATCGTTTTGTGGCTCCATCTGGCAAACCACTCGAAGAAACGAATCAACTTTGGACTCGCCTTGCGTCTCGTCAAAAGCGACAGGGCGCAGTCCGTAATCGCATCAATGTTCGTTTCGAATTGCCGATCCAGTTCATCGAGATAGGCTTCATCGAAATCGTCTTCTTCGTTCACTGAAACAGGACCCGATAACTTGTGATTAACCCGCACGGACTGAGCCCGACTTTTTCGTGTACGATATCATAATTCCGAATTCCTGTTTGTTAAGTGGAAAACGGAATTAGTTGATTTTAAATATCGCCTGAGTACTGATTTGGAAGTGACACGAATCATAAAAATAACTTGCCCGATATCAAGCTAATACCCCCTCCAGCAAATGATCCTCATCCGCCGGGCCGATCAACCGCTGGTCCAACCCCTGGTACGGCACCTTCAGTTGCCGGGCGTCCAACCCCGTCAGATGCAGAATCGTTGACTGCAGATCCCGCACGCTGGCTTTCTTTTCGGTGACGAAGTAGCCCAGTTCGGCAGCCAATTCGGGGTCTGCCCCCTTTTCCCTCATCCGTCAATAATGCGGCGCTACTCTTTCAGCACCATGTCGATACACATTACCGCAGCCATAATCAATTGCCGCAGTGGATTGTCCTGCGGTATCGTGTCAAACATTTCCAGTACATAGTTGTCGGCACTGGTGAAGAGTTCCTTTCCCATCCCAGACCACTTTTTCGAGACGTGCGCGAAGTCGACGCCATCTTTCATAAAGTGAAAGTTCCAGCCGGTCCATTTCCCTTTTAGCTCACATAAGGGGCTGTCATCCGGCCCTAAAACATGAAATGCACCGCCGATTGAGAAAAACTTTTCTTTGAAGCCGCCGATGTACGTGTCGTTTTTGTCGAATACGGCGACGGTGGATAGAAAGAGTGAAACTCCGCGCGAGATACGAATGACTTGCTCACCCGACGGCGTGCGGATTTGAATATCGAAAGGCGTCATCCGCTTATAGTCTGTGAAGCGGAGCATCTTTGTGAAGGTCCCCAGATTATTCTCGCGGCATTCCAGAATCATTTCACCCGTTTCCGGGTCGTATATATCAAAGTTGTTGGCCGCCTTGAACATACCCACGTGTTCTTTGACGAGATACAAATTGCGATTCAATACGTCGTGCATGCTTTTTTTACCCATGGATTTACGGAAAATGATCTGAATCGCATTCTCAAGTGGTCCGACTTCGCGAAGGAGCCAATCCGCATTTTCTCAATAAACCAAGAAAGCGTTCAATTGTACCCATGTTAACGGATGTGGAGTATTCTGTCTACCGCTTAGACAGGTGATATAACAAGCCAGCGGATCCGGATCATGAAGCTTATCAGAAAGATATCCCACTGCCTGACTGAAACGCTCGCTATCCACCCTGAGGACCACAGACTGAGTCCGAACTTGTCGTGCGCGATATCATCATTCCGATTTCCTGTTATGTTAATAAGGAGAAAGGAATAAATTGTTTTTTGGATATCGCCTGAGAACTCACTTGGAACTGGCACGCATGATGAGAAAATCATCCTCTCCTCAAGCCAGCACCCCTTCCAGCAAGTGATCCTCATCCGCCGGGCCGATCAGCCTTTGGTCTAACCCCTGGTACGGCACCTTCAGCTTGCGGGCGTCCAGGCCGGTCAGATGCAGGATTGTTGACTGCAGATCGCGGACGCTGGCTTTCTTTTCGGCGACGAAGTAGCCGAGTTCGTCGGTTTCGCCGTAGGAGACGCCGCCTTTGATGCCGCCGCCGGCCATCCAGATGGTGTAGCAGTGCGGGTGGTGGTCGCGGCCCAGGAAGGTGGAACCGTTGCGGGCTTCGTTCATCGAGGTGCGGCCGAATTCACCGCTCCAGACGATCAGCGTTTCATCGAGCAGGCCCCGCTGTTTGAGGTCGGTAATCAACGCGTACAGCGGGCGGTCGATGTCTTTGGCCTTGTTCGGCACCGCGGTGATCAGGTCGTTCCCCTTGCTCGTGCCGTGCATGTCCCAGCCGTAGTCGAACAGCTGGATGAACCGCACGCCCCGTTCCACCATCCGGCGGGCCAGCAGGCAGTTGTTCGCGAACGAAGGCGCACCGCCGGTTGTGCCGTAGAGTTCGTGCGTCGCTTTGGTTTCGCTGGTCAGATCGACGGCTTCGGGAACCGACATCTGCATGCGGAACGCGAGCTCGTACTGGTTGATGCGGGTCAGCGTTTCCGGGTTGCCGAACTGCTTGAGCTCGAATTCATTCAGCTTCTTCAGCGCATCCAGGCTTCGCCGGCGGACCTCCCGGTTGATCCCTTTCGGGTTTGAGACATACAGAATCGGGTCGCCGCTGGTCCGGCACTGCACCCCCTGGTAGACGGACGGCAGAAAGCCGCTCCCCCACAGGCTCTTCCCCCCACTTGGATCGCTGCCGCCGCTGAGCAGCACCATGAACCCGGGCAGGTTTTTGTTTTCCGAACCGAGACCGTAGGTGATCCACGACCCCATCGAGGCCCCGCCGAATCGGGGGGCACCGGTATACAGGAACAGCTGGGCGGGCGCGTGGTTGAACTGATCGGTGTGCATCGACTTGATGACGGCCACGTCGTCGGCGACCTTCTGGAAGTTCGGCAGCAGCTCGCTCATCCAGGTGCCACCTTCGCCGTACTGTTTGAATTTGTAGGGCGTCCCCAGCATCTTGGGATGTCCCTTGATGAACGCGAAGCCGCGACCCTTCAGGAACGAATCGGGGCAGGGCTGCATGTTGCGTTTGACCAGCTCCGGTTTATAGTCAAACAGTTCCTGCTGCGGAGGCGAACCGGCCATGTGCAGGAAGATCACGTGCTTCGCTTTCGCGGGCAGACGGAACGGCGGCGCTTCCGGCTGCTCCGGTTTATTGGCGGCGGCACAGTTGTTCTCCGCGAGCATCGCTCCCAGAGCGATCGAACCGATGCCGGTTGACCCCTGGGCGAGAAAGTGGCGGCGGGTCACCGCCTGCAGTTGCTGTTGTTTCAAATTCATCGGTCTATCCTTTCGTGAGAACGCCATCCATGTTGAGCAGCACGTTGGCGATCACGGTCCAGGCTGCGAGTTCTGCGGGGTTGTATTTTTCAGGCAGGGGGTGCAGCGGGTTCTCCAGGAGCTGTTTCGCTTCCTCGGGATGGGCTGCATAGTAGGCCTTTTCAGATTCATAAAGTTCGAGCAGCGGCTGCACCTGCTCGGGTTGCGGCGGACGGAGCAGGCAGAGCTGGAGTCCATACTTGATGCGGGACTCCGTTGTCGTTCCCCCTTCTTCATACAGTCGTCGAGCCAGGGCCTGCGAGATTTCGATAAAGACGGGATCGTTCATCGTAATCATCGCCTGCAGCGGCGTATTGGTGTTGATGCGGCGGATCGTACAGATCTCCCGGCTGGGCGCATCGAAGGTTGCCATCGAAGGGTAGGGGACCGTACGCCGCCAGAAGGTATACAGCCCCCGGCGGTAGCGATCCTTGTCTTTGCTGGTGGCCCAGGTCCGCTGACCGTTGAACGCAGCCCGCCAGATGCCCTCGGGTTGCACCGGGTAGACGGACGGCCCGCCGACCTGCTTCGTCAGCAGACCACTGACGGCCAGTGCCTGGTCGCGAATCATCTCCGCCGACAGACGGAACCGCGGTCCGCGGGAGAGCAGCCGGTTCTTGGGATCTTTCTGAATGTGAATCGGCTCTGTCGTCGAAGACTGCCGATAGGTGTTCGACATCACGATGGTCTTCAGCAGGGCTTTCATGTCCCAGCCGTTCTCAACGAATTCGGTGGCCAGCCAGTCCAGCAGTTGCGGATGACTGGGGAGCTCGCCCTGGGTGCCGAAGTCTTCTTCGGTCACGACCAGTCCCGCCCCAAACAGCTGTGACCAGTAACGGTTCACGGCGACCCGCGCGGTCAGCGGGTTGGCTGGATCGGTGAGCCACTTCGCGACTGCGATGCGGTTGTTAGGCGTCTCTTTCGGAGCCGGGTTGAACGAACTCAGCAGCGCTGGTTCGACCAGGTCGCCCGGCTGCAGGAAGCTGCCCCGCACCATGATGTGCGTTTCCCGCTGCTTGTCGGCCGGCAGCTCTTCCATGATGGGCAGCTGTGGATATTTCGGTTTCGCCTTCTGCAGTTTGGCGATCTCGTCCCGCGTCGGTTTGAGCAGTGGTGCGACGCCGCGATAATACGCGGCCAGCTTGTCGCGCTGGGCCGGCGTGCGGGCTTCGGAGAGGGTATCGACAATCGCCAGAATGTCATCGGGCACCTTGAGCCGGGGCTCGAGCTGGGAATCATTTGTGAACGACAGCCGGAAGTGTCCCAGGGCGTACTGGGGATCTTTGTAATTGTGTGACAGCGTGACGATCAGTCGCTGTTTGCCTGTCGGCTGCGCGGTTCCGTGATCAGGAAAGAAGTAGGCACTGTTTTCCTTACCAAACTGAGGCGCGATGCCCCAGCCGGTTTTGCTGCCGCTCTTGGGATCCAGCGTTGCACTCACGGGGAAGCCGGACTGCGAGTGAGAAGCGAGGGCCCGCTTGAGAGGAATCACCCGCCGATCCGAAACGGACAGTGTGGTACTGGGATTCGGAGCTTTCGCGACGATCGTCTGCCAGACCACCTTGCGATCCTTATCGAGCAGGCTGACTTTGAAGTTCGCCAGCCGATCGCCCGAACCATCGGTGCGGTTCCAGATCTGAATGCGTTCGACGGGCGTCTCTGACTTGAGGTCGAGCTCCCACCAGGGTTGGACTTCCTGGTTCGTGTGCGTCGTGGACTTCGCGTTGAAGAAGTGACCGTCGGTGTTGCCATCGATGGCGAGCTTTGCGGGCGCGGAGTAGCCGGTGCTCGACTGTGTGGCGACTCCCTGGCCGGCGATGTTCTTATTTCCCTGGAAGACCTGTACCTCGGCCAGCGAGAGAAACTGTTTCGCTTTTCCCTGGTGTTCGATCCGCAGGAATTGACCCTGGGCGGGGGCATCTTTGTTTTCGCCTTTGACCGGCTGCATTTCGACTTTGATATTTGAGAGGACGAAGTTCCCGTCTTTGGCCCGTCCGGGACCGCTGGCCGCGAGACTTTTATCCGGCAGAACTTCGAGCCGCAGCGCTTTGAAGGCGGGGGCATCGATCTCGGTTTCGATGGTGTAGCTTTCTTTCGCCGCGGGCCCCGTGGCCAGAATCGAACCGTCATCCTGAATCGCAAACTTAGTGGTCTTTGCTGTTGAAGTCACGCTGGTCGGTTTCAATGTCTGCCAGTCAGGCTTAGCGTGCAGCGTGCTTTCCCACTTCTGTTGTGCCGCTGCGAGTTCTTTGGTGGGGGTATTCAGTTTCTGGTTGAGCGTTGCGATTTCGGCTTCGATGCGTTTGGTCTGTTGCAACATCTCCGATGTGGGAGCGGCAATCGTCGGGGCATCGGTTGGCTGATCGTTGTCTGCAGTCTGATTGAAGATCGCGTAGAGCTGATAGTATTCCTTCTGCGTGATGGGATCGTATTTGTGCGTGTGACATTTCGCACAACCCATGGTGAGCCCCATCCAGACCTGGATCGTGGTATCGACGCGGTCCCGCACGGCGGCGACGCGGAATTCTTCGTCGTCGGTGCCCCCTTCGGTGTTGGTCATGGTATTCCGATGGAAGGCGGTCGCGACTTTCTGTTCGAGTGTCGGATTGGGGAGCATGTCGCCGGCCAGCTGTTCGAGGGTGAACTGATCGAAGGGCATGTTCTGATTAAAGGCATTGATGACCCAGTCCCGGTAGCGCCAGATCTCCATTCGCAGCGGATCGGAGCCGTAGCCTTTCGAGTCGGCGTAGCGGGCCAGGTCGAGCCACTTGCGGGCCCAGCGTTCGCCGTAGGCAGGATCGCTTAAAAAGCGGTCGACCAGTTTCTCGTAGGCATCGGGCGATTTGTCATTCACGAACTGTTCGACTTCGGCCAGCGTCGGAGGCAGCCCCCGCAGGTCGAAGCTCAGGCGACGAATCAGTGTGTAGCGGTCGGCTGCGGGGCTCGGTTTGAGTCCCGCTTGTTCCAGCTTCGCGAGGATGAAGCGATCAATGGCATTCGCGGGCCAGTCCTGCTGTTTGACCGCGGGAAGCGCAGGACGCTGAGGTGGAATGAACGACCAGTGCCGGGCATAAGGGGCCCCCTGTTCGATCCAGGCTTTGATCTTCGCGATCTGGGCGTCGGTCAGTTTCTCACCCACATCGGGGGGCGGCATGACCGCGTATTCGTCTTCGGAGGTGATCCGCTTGAAGAGTTCGCTTTTCGCGGCGTCTTCGGGGACGATCGCATGGGCGTCGCTTTCGAGTTTCATGACGGCGGAAGCGCGTTCATCCAGACGCAGTCCGGCTTCGCGGGTTTCAGGATCGGGACCGTGACAGTGGAAGCAGTTCTTGGAGAGGATCGGTCGGATATCCCGATTGAAATCGATCTCGGGTGTGTTGGTCTGCGAGGATGGATCCGCAGGGGGAGCGGCACTCGCAGCGTGCGCGCTGAGCAAGAGGATTCCTGCCAGAGAAATGGTTCTCAGGTAGAGATTCC
This sequence is a window from Gimesia chilikensis. Protein-coding genes within it:
- a CDS encoding DUF1501 domain-containing protein is translated as MAAELGYFVTEKKASVRDLQSTILHLTGLDARQLKVPYQGLDQRLIGPADEDHLLEGVLA
- a CDS encoding phospholipid scramblase-related protein gives rise to the protein MHDVLNRNLYLVKEHVGMFKAANNFDIYDPETGEMILECRENNLGTFTKMLRFTDYKRMTPFDIQIRTPSGEQVIRISRGVSLFLSTVAVFDKNDTYIGGFKEKFFSIGGAFHVLGPDDSPLCELKGKWTGWNFHFMKDGVDFAHVSKKWSGMGKELFTSADNYVLEMFDTIPQDNPLRQLIMAAVMCIDMVLKE
- a CDS encoding DUF1501 domain-containing protein, which translates into the protein MNLKQQQLQAVTRRHFLAQGSTGIGSIALGAMLAENNCAAANKPEQPEAPPFRLPAKAKHVIFLHMAGSPPQQELFDYKPELVKRNMQPCPDSFLKGRGFAFIKGHPKMLGTPYKFKQYGEGGTWMSELLPNFQKVADDVAVIKSMHTDQFNHAPAQLFLYTGAPRFGGASMGSWITYGLGSENKNLPGFMVLLSGGSDPSGGKSLWGSGFLPSVYQGVQCRTSGDPILYVSNPKGINREVRRRSLDALKKLNEFELKQFGNPETLTRINQYELAFRMQMSVPEAVDLTSETKATHELYGTTGGAPSFANNCLLARRMVERGVRFIQLFDYGWDMHGTSKGNDLITAVPNKAKDIDRPLYALITDLKQRGLLDETLIVWSGEFGRTSMNEARNGSTFLGRDHHPHCYTIWMAGGGIKGGVSYGETDELGYFVAEKKASVRDLQSTILHLTGLDARKLKVPYQGLDQRLIGPADEDHLLEGVLA
- a CDS encoding DUF1553 domain-containing protein; translation: MWNLYLRTISLAGILLLSAHAASAAPPADPSSQTNTPEIDFNRDIRPILSKNCFHCHGPDPETREAGLRLDERASAVMKLESDAHAIVPEDAAKSELFKRITSEDEYAVMPPPDVGEKLTDAQIAKIKAWIEQGAPYARHWSFIPPQRPALPAVKQQDWPANAIDRFILAKLEQAGLKPSPAADRYTLIRRLSFDLRGLPPTLAEVEQFVNDKSPDAYEKLVDRFLSDPAYGERWARKWLDLARYADSKGYGSDPLRMEIWRYRDWVINAFNQNMPFDQFTLEQLAGDMLPNPTLEQKVATAFHRNTMTNTEGGTDDEEFRVAAVRDRVDTTIQVWMGLTMGCAKCHTHKYDPITQKEYYQLYAIFNQTADNDQPTDAPTIAAPTSEMLQQTKRIEAEIATLNQKLNTPTKELAAAQQKWESTLHAKPDWQTLKPTSVTSTAKTTKFAIQDDGSILATGPAAKESYTIETEIDAPAFKALRLEVLPDKSLAASGPGRAKDGNFVLSNIKVEMQPVKGENKDAPAQGQFLRIEHQGKAKQFLSLAEVQVFQGNKNIAGQGVATQSSTGYSAPAKLAIDGNTDGHFFNAKSTTHTNQEVQPWWELDLKSETPVERIQIWNRTDGSGDRLANFKVSLLDKDRKVVWQTIVAKAPNPSTTLSVSDRRVIPLKRALASHSQSGFPVSATLDPKSGSKTGWGIAPQFGKENSAYFFPDHGTAQPTGKQRLIVTLSHNYKDPQYALGHFRLSFTNDSQLEPRLKVPDDILAIVDTLSEARTPAQRDKLAAYYRGVAPLLKPTRDEIAKLQKAKPKYPQLPIMEELPADKQRETHIMVRGSFLQPGDLVEPALLSSFNPAPKETPNNRIAVAKWLTDPANPLTARVAVNRYWSQLFGAGLVVTEEDFGTQGELPSHPQLLDWLATEFVENGWDMKALLKTIVMSNTYRQSSTTEPIHIQKDPKNRLLSRGPRFRLSAEMIRDQALAVSGLLTKQVGGPSVYPVQPEGIWRAAFNGQRTWATSKDKDRYRRGLYTFWRRTVPYPSMATFDAPSREICTIRRINTNTPLQAMITMNDPVFIEISQALARRLYEEGGTTTESRIKYGLQLCLLRPPQPEQVQPLLELYESEKAYYAAHPEEAKQLLENPLHPLPEKYNPAELAAWTVIANVLLNMDGVLTKG